The Bacteroidales bacterium genome segment GGTGGAATATTAATGTCAGTGGGAACTTTTACAAATATTCCATTGATGGCGAAGAAGTTGCAGGGGAAAATATATCCCGCAGAAGCAACAACTGGAGTGCCCATTTGAACAATACTTTCAGGCTTCCATCCGGTACAAGAATACAGCTTATGGCCCGGTACAGCAGTCCTTCGGTTACAGCCCAGGGTCAAAGAGAAGGTTTCCTCATGACCAATGCGGCAATCAGACATTCGTTCCTCGAGGACAAACTAACCCTGAATCTAAGCGGAAGAGATTTGCTTCAAAGCATGAACCGGGAGATGACTTCCGCAGGTCCCGGTTTTGAAACTTACCGGTTTATGGAACGGGAAGCTCCTATAATTAATTTCAGTATAAGCTATACAATAAATAATTATGAAAGAGACCGGGGAAGGAATGAAGGAGCTCCGGACGAGGAATTTGAAGGAGGGGAACAGCAGATGTTTTAAAATCAGAGATAAATCAGAGATATTATTGAGTATGGGGGATTGTATAAATCGAGCATGGCGCTGGGTTTTCCCCGTTAGGGGTAGTTTTGGGTTTTTTCAGGGCAAACCGGTAAGTGCGGATGTTTGCCCTGTTTTTTTGATAATCATTGAATATAATCAACCCCCGGTTTGACCGGGGGTTAAAATTTATTGTTTCTTGATCCTGTTCAAAAGCTTTTGGCTTTCGCTTTCATAACCGGATTTTCCGAGCAGCGCAAACATGTTTTTCTTATACGCTTCAACGCCTGGCTGATCAAATGGATTTACCTCCAGGATGTTTCCGCTTATCGCACAGGCTTTTTCAAAAAAGTAGATGATCTGGCCCAGGAAATTTTCCTTGATTTCAGGAATGGTAATCCTTATGTTGGGTACATCACCGTCTGTATGGGCCAGGCGTGTACCGGACTCGGCCATGGTATTCACTTCATGTAGCCGTTTGCCGGCCAGATAGTTGAGATTGTCGGTATCGTCCTCCGATTTGGGAACAGTGAGTTGATGTTTAGGATTTTGAATGGACAGGATGGTTTCAAAAAGAATTCTCCTTCCTTCCTGGATATATTGTCCAATGGAATGCAGGTCTGTTGTGAACTGTGCAATGGCCGGGAAAATTCCCTTGTGGTCTTTCCCTTCACTTTCTCCGTATAGCTGTTTCCACCATTCCATAAAATAAAAAAGCTTTAAATTATATATGCCGAGCAATTCTATGGCTTTTCCGTTTTGGTAGAGTTCATTCCTAACGGCTGCGTAAAGAGAAGAAGGGTTTTCGTTAAAAGATACACTGGAAAGGGTGCGTTTTCTCATTTCCTCGGCTCCTTCTATCAATCCCCTGATATCGTAGCCGGCTATGGCTATGGGTACCAGGCCAACAGGAGTGAGCACGGAATATCTTCCTCCTATGTTGTCCGGAATTACAAAAGTTTGATAACCCTCTTCATTGGCCAGTTTTCGTAAAGCACCCTTTTGGGCATCTGTAATGGCGATGATTCGTCTGCTGGTCTCGTCCTTACCTACTTTATTTTCCAGGTGATTTTTGAGTATTCTGAATGCTATTCCAGGTTCAGTGGTGGTACCCGATTTGGATATTACAACAATACCATAGTTCCGTTCTTCCAGGTGCTCTCTCAGTTCATAATGATAATCCTCGTCAATATTATAGCCTGCGAAGATGATCTCCGGCTTGTTTTCTCCGGAATGGAAAAAGGGGGAGAGGGCATCAATAACTGCTTTGGCTCCGAG includes the following:
- a CDS encoding TonB-dependent receptor family protein gives rise to the protein FASYSRRIRRPRGWFIDPFKSYMDRYNVRQGNPALEPEYTDSYEMGYKTNWGKSFVTVEGYYRQTNNEISRIQQSGEDNIMIHTFDNISRENSLGVELSVNTSLYKWWNINVSGNFYKYSIDGEEVAGENISRRSNNWSAHLNNTFRLPSGTRIQLMARYSSPSVTAQGQREGFLMTNAAIRHSFLEDKLTLNLSGRDLLQSMNREMTSAGPGFETYRFMEREAPIINFSISYTINNYERDRGRNEGAPDEEFEGGEQQMF
- a CDS encoding glucose-6-phosphate isomerase; protein product: MNQLSIHLDHALEFIDSKKLEKYDKQTRDIIHHLEENSDDPSSFLGWLNLPSKVEESTIQEINQAARSLSNNLDTVVVTGIGGSYLGAKAVIDALSPFFHSGENKPEIIFAGYNIDEDYHYELREHLEERNYGIVVISKSGTTTEPGIAFRILKNHLENKVGKDETSRRIIAITDAQKGALRKLANEEGYQTFVIPDNIGGRYSVLTPVGLVPIAIAGYDIRGLIEGAEEMRKRTLSSVSFNENPSSLYAAVRNELYQNGKAIELLGIYNLKLFYFMEWWKQLYGESEGKDHKGIFPAIAQFTTDLHSIGQYIQEGRRILFETILSIQNPKHQLTVPKSEDDTDNLNYLAGKRLHEVNTMAESGTRLAHTDGDVPNIRITIPEIKENFLGQIIYFFEKACAISGNILEVNPFDQPGVEAYKKNMFALLGKSGYESESQKLLNRIKKQ